In Deinococcus radiophilus, a single genomic region encodes these proteins:
- a CDS encoding MG2 domain-containing protein, translating to MNPFARGWLSLTVLLAVWPTTALADRAAAPLPLYATPDLSGAPVLTLPAGKALVALGEYRQYTRPAVVAVPYGQQVYYARSGLISSEGQGIAVVSPVGGAYTTTPQPAGQPIRLLVGGGEAGRSLGRLELRVLPLGRWDTAEGVSRYQATGGVLHRIPVVPRPSSIDGLAPIQLPALPPGAYLVTASQAGATTGVQGAEVLIVTSLNLMATVLPNAVQVYAMHAVTGQPLPGTRVKASAWRRIDDPTSWRWEKVRDLPAVTTDAQGRATFPVRDGEALQLNAEVQIAGQSHRADLDLSSWGVGVSERARAFLQTSKPVYRPGETLEGLAVVRRLVNGERQPYSGPVTVRLTRGWGGNELYSVSAQADAQGLVRFEMPLASEIRTGDYEVEVEVPTPPTAENPQPDPSVSRLPVRVQAFVKPQFTLDAQASTQLIAGEPLPLNLSADLYAGGPAQVQAEIFLDLMGQQSNLNPQGQDDPLAELRQETQSAAWWSGSDYSYLDRKPALTRSVDGRASFSLPTSALKNAPQAARIIVRAKDEYGRDVYAEHWLTLYPAGIRLVLQDWAEQVGDRVAAAVQVRSVTGDQPQAGRRVQAQLIRTFYVEGQQRTEVAAEQTLTSDAAGWVRPSFALPRDGSYTIKLSAQDASGRQVTGELWAGQRGAAYVYAPPQRYQAELVAQPLPRHPGEQVRAELKTNLPAGTPLLLEIAAEDRLIRQPLTVRGPVTPIAVPLDAASTPGVRLDVTTTYQGEVVRASTAVLPVVRDDRRVEIRVTGPSGKLRPGERVTLDVETVQSGQPQPALVTLNAVQEALYAVAEDPAPDPWRLFWGVTSPQAWQVTSYDLPPDGRGGGGAGGDGAPLRSDLRELALFDTVQTGADGRAQVTFTLPEALGEYRVSARAFSGQTAVGQTRSELTVGLPYAVRLSRPRVLTAGDRGMAYLSVQDEAGSDRTEQVTLEVGGAAQTQPLTLRAGRGTVRFDLSAPEQPGPLTLVARAGGLQGDALQETLPVRPAGSREVSRASGRGPHRETLSVPAGQQPEALVLTLAAGPHQARIASLSAYLRDPAERWITTDGVAASLGANLDLLRLSQALGWESLLPAQGLRAAAQRDVQALLSLHLDYTELGGGWGWTAQSTVPDAEQTGLALAALGQARAAGLVTESVLDIAREDAQKLLTQLKGPPDSTLVAALIQAGDAQGMAALGRFQNLSAAQQARLAAALALAQPEAARPLYRSALADAQQNAAESRSGSWALDTAEGTAWLALAAQRLGQMEEAQMLLEAVWQARTGQSFGGPRDTAAAVAALTLAAQQEAAGSAGGSAAVRLGGETQPVSLAQPRCLVFGLQQLTGAPELTLSGPAGLACEREFLTRRVTAPPAALSSVRLERSYSATRVGRDEIVTVTLRVQAPTALKGLRLTDPTPGGLEAVDDRPFAFPGWENTPGSTALAWAARSIYDDRSVFYLEQLPAGETVIRYQLRALASGDYQAPAPYLEASQGGQLGEGRAERLWVE from the coding sequence ATGAACCCCTTTGCCCGCGGCTGGCTTTCTCTGACTGTTTTGCTGGCCGTGTGGCCGACCACGGCGCTGGCTGACCGCGCCGCCGCGCCACTTCCGCTCTACGCCACGCCGGACCTGAGCGGTGCCCCGGTGCTGACCCTCCCCGCCGGCAAGGCCTTGGTCGCGCTGGGCGAATACCGGCAGTACACCCGGCCTGCTGTGGTGGCCGTGCCCTACGGTCAGCAGGTGTATTACGCCCGCAGCGGCCTGATCAGTTCGGAGGGGCAGGGCATCGCCGTGGTGTCTCCAGTCGGTGGCGCCTACACCACAACCCCACAGCCTGCGGGGCAGCCGATCAGGTTGCTGGTGGGGGGCGGAGAAGCGGGGCGCTCCCTGGGCCGCCTAGAACTGCGGGTCCTGCCCCTGGGCCGCTGGGATACCGCTGAAGGGGTGTCCCGGTATCAGGCCACAGGGGGGGTGCTCCACCGGATACCGGTCGTGCCGCGTCCCAGCTCCATAGATGGCCTAGCGCCCATTCAGTTGCCAGCGTTGCCGCCAGGGGCGTATCTGGTCACTGCTTCCCAGGCGGGAGCCACCACGGGCGTACAGGGCGCCGAGGTGCTGATCGTCACCAGTCTGAACCTGATGGCGACCGTGCTGCCGAACGCCGTGCAGGTATACGCCATGCATGCCGTGACCGGGCAGCCGCTGCCGGGGACGCGGGTCAAGGCCAGTGCCTGGCGCCGGATAGACGATCCCACATCCTGGCGCTGGGAAAAGGTCCGCGACCTCCCAGCCGTGACCACCGATGCCCAGGGCCGGGCGACCTTTCCAGTGCGTGACGGTGAAGCGCTGCAGCTGAATGCTGAGGTGCAGATCGCGGGTCAATCTCACCGCGCCGACCTTGACCTGTCCAGCTGGGGCGTGGGAGTGTCCGAGCGGGCCCGGGCTTTTCTTCAGACTTCCAAGCCGGTGTACCGTCCCGGTGAAACCCTCGAAGGCCTGGCGGTGGTGCGCCGCTTGGTGAACGGCGAGCGCCAGCCCTACAGTGGTCCGGTCACCGTGCGGCTGACGCGGGGCTGGGGCGGCAATGAACTCTACTCGGTGTCGGCCCAGGCCGATGCGCAGGGATTGGTGCGCTTCGAGATGCCACTGGCCAGTGAGATAAGAACCGGCGATTACGAGGTCGAGGTCGAAGTGCCCACCCCGCCCACCGCCGAGAACCCGCAGCCGGACCCCAGCGTCAGCCGCCTGCCGGTGCGGGTACAGGCCTTCGTCAAGCCGCAGTTCACCCTGGACGCGCAGGCCTCCACCCAGCTGATCGCCGGAGAACCGCTGCCCCTGAACCTGAGCGCCGACCTGTACGCCGGCGGCCCCGCGCAGGTCCAGGCCGAGATCTTTCTGGACCTGATGGGTCAGCAAAGCAACCTGAACCCGCAGGGGCAGGACGATCCCCTGGCCGAACTGCGGCAGGAAACCCAGAGCGCCGCATGGTGGTCCGGTAGTGACTACTCGTATCTGGACCGTAAGCCTGCCCTGACTCGCTCTGTGGACGGCCGGGCAAGCTTCAGCCTGCCCACGTCGGCGCTCAAGAATGCGCCCCAGGCTGCCCGGATCATTGTGCGCGCCAAGGATGAATACGGCCGGGACGTGTACGCCGAGCATTGGCTCACGCTGTACCCTGCCGGGATACGGCTGGTGCTACAGGACTGGGCTGAGCAGGTGGGGGACCGCGTCGCGGCGGCAGTGCAGGTGCGCTCCGTGACGGGAGACCAGCCGCAGGCGGGACGGCGCGTGCAGGCGCAGCTGATTCGTACCTTTTATGTGGAGGGCCAGCAGCGCACCGAAGTCGCGGCTGAGCAAACCCTGACCAGCGACGCCGCAGGCTGGGTACGCCCCAGCTTTGCCTTGCCGCGGGACGGCAGCTACACCATCAAGCTGAGCGCCCAGGACGCCAGCGGCCGCCAGGTGACCGGCGAGTTGTGGGCCGGCCAGCGTGGGGCGGCGTATGTTTACGCGCCTCCGCAGCGGTACCAGGCCGAGCTGGTGGCTCAGCCCCTGCCACGGCACCCCGGCGAGCAGGTACGCGCCGAACTGAAGACCAATCTGCCCGCCGGAACACCGCTGCTGCTGGAAATTGCCGCCGAGGACCGCCTGATCCGCCAGCCGCTGACGGTACGTGGGCCAGTGACGCCGATTGCGGTTCCGCTGGACGCTGCCTCCACACCAGGGGTGAGGCTGGACGTGACCACCACCTATCAGGGCGAGGTGGTGCGGGCCTCCACGGCGGTGCTGCCCGTAGTGCGTGACGACCGCCGCGTAGAGATCCGCGTGACCGGGCCGTCCGGGAAGCTGCGCCCTGGCGAGCGGGTCACCCTGGATGTGGAAACCGTGCAGAGTGGTCAGCCCCAGCCAGCGCTGGTCACGCTGAATGCCGTGCAGGAAGCTCTTTATGCCGTGGCCGAAGATCCGGCACCAGATCCCTGGCGGCTGTTCTGGGGTGTCACCTCACCCCAGGCTTGGCAGGTCACCTCCTACGATCTGCCGCCCGATGGCCGTGGGGGCGGCGGTGCTGGCGGTGACGGCGCGCCTCTGCGCAGCGATCTGCGCGAATTGGCCCTGTTCGACACGGTCCAGACCGGTGCAGATGGACGCGCCCAGGTGACGTTTACCCTGCCCGAAGCCTTAGGTGAGTACCGCGTCAGCGCCCGCGCCTTCAGCGGGCAAACAGCGGTGGGGCAGACCCGCAGTGAACTGACAGTGGGGCTGCCCTATGCGGTGCGCCTGTCGCGGCCCCGCGTCTTGACGGCGGGGGACCGGGGTATGGCTTACCTTAGTGTGCAGGACGAAGCGGGCAGTGACCGTACCGAGCAGGTCACCCTGGAGGTCGGCGGCGCGGCCCAGACCCAGCCGCTGACCCTCCGTGCTGGCCGCGGCACCGTGCGCTTTGACCTGAGTGCTCCGGAGCAGCCTGGGCCCCTCACGCTGGTGGCCCGCGCCGGGGGGCTACAGGGGGACGCGCTGCAGGAGACGCTGCCGGTCCGCCCAGCTGGCAGCCGCGAGGTCAGCCGCGCCTCGGGCCGGGGACCACACCGTGAGACGCTCAGCGTCCCCGCTGGGCAGCAACCTGAGGCACTGGTGCTGACGCTGGCCGCCGGGCCTCATCAGGCGCGTATTGCCAGCCTGAGCGCCTATCTGCGCGACCCTGCCGAGCGCTGGATTACCACCGACGGCGTAGCGGCTTCGCTGGGGGCCAATCTGGACCTGCTGCGGCTCTCGCAGGCCCTGGGCTGGGAAAGCCTGCTGCCGGCCCAGGGACTGCGGGCAGCGGCCCAGCGTGACGTGCAGGCCCTCCTCAGCCTGCATCTGGACTACACCGAACTGGGGGGTGGCTGGGGCTGGACGGCCCAGTCCACAGTCCCCGACGCCGAGCAGACGGGCCTGGCCCTGGCTGCCCTGGGTCAGGCCCGGGCGGCTGGTCTGGTGACGGAGAGTGTGCTGGACATTGCGCGCGAGGACGCTCAGAAGCTGCTGACGCAACTGAAAGGGCCGCCCGATTCCACCCTGGTGGCCGCCTTGATTCAGGCGGGAGATGCACAGGGGATGGCGGCACTCGGACGATTCCAGAACCTCAGCGCCGCTCAGCAGGCCCGACTGGCCGCAGCACTGGCCCTGGCCCAGCCTGAGGCGGCCCGGCCCCTGTACCGCTCGGCCCTGGCTGACGCGCAGCAGAACGCGGCTGAGTCGCGTTCCGGCAGCTGGGCGCTGGACACTGCCGAAGGCACCGCCTGGCTGGCGCTGGCCGCCCAGCGGCTGGGTCAGATGGAGGAGGCCCAGATGCTGTTGGAGGCCGTCTGGCAGGCCCGCACCGGGCAGAGCTTCGGGGGACCGCGTGACACGGCGGCGGCCGTGGCGGCGTTGACCCTGGCTGCCCAACAGGAAGCGGCGGGCTCAGCAGGAGGCAGCGCTGCGGTCCGCCTGGGCGGCGAGACCCAGCCGGTGTCCCTGGCGCAGCCGCGGTGCCTGGTGTTTGGGCTCCAGCAGTTGACCGGCGCACCGGAGCTGACCCTGAGTGGTCCGGCAGGCCTGGCCTGTGAGCGCGAGTTTCTGACCCGCCGGGTCACTGCGCCCCCCGCCGCCCTGAGCAGCGTAAGGCTGGAGCGCAGCTACTCTGCCACCCGTGTGGGACGCGATGAGATCGTCACTGTCACGCTGCGGGTGCAGGCTCCCACCGCCCTGAAGGGCCTGCGCCTGACCGACCCTACCCCCGGCGGTCTGGAAGCCGTTGACGACCGCCCTTTCGCCTTTCCCGGCTGGGAGAATACGCCTGGCAGCACCGCGCTGGCTTGGGCCGCGCGTTCCATCTACGATGACCGCAGTGTCTTTTACCTAGAGCAGCTTCCCGCCGGGGAGACAGTGATCCGTTATCAGCTGCGGGCACTGGCCAGCGGCGACTATCAGGCCCCGGCACCATACCTGGAAGCCAGCCAGGGCGGCCAGTTGGGCGAGGGCCGCGCCGAACGGCTGTGGGTGGAGTAG
- a CDS encoding DUF1540 domain-containing protein has translation MNNEQSVVSRCDAVTCRFNRDQNCTAGQIEVSLSADQARCLTFSPAQDASAESDRPGQGQ, from the coding sequence ATGAATAACGAACAGAGTGTTGTCAGCCGCTGTGACGCCGTCACCTGCCGTTTCAACCGTGACCAGAACTGTACCGCCGGACAGATTGAGGTCAGCCTGAGCGCCGATCAGGCCCGCTGCCTGACCTTCTCGCCCGCTCAGGATGCCTCTGCCGAGAGTGACCGCCCTGGTCAGGGCCAGTAA
- the moaA gene encoding GTP 3',8-cyclase MoaA: MPITDALGRPLRDLRISVTDRCNLRCTYCMPAEIFGPDYAFLPQSELLSFEEISRVSRLLVGLGVQKLRLTGGEPLLRRDLPTLVAALVEISGVQDLAMTTNGLLLPRFAADLKAAGLQRVTVSLDALDAETFGQMNGLGVSPERVLAGIDAALSAGLGVKLNTVVKRGVNDAALAEFWRELRGKAVVRFIEFMDVGNHNGWNLESVVPSAEVIERLAGNDLTFTPLPPRHPGEVATRFRSSDGFEVGAISSVTAPFCGNCSRLRLSATGSLYTCLFATQGYGLKEPLRAGETDAQLLERLQGLWQARRDRYSEERGEVTRSSKIEMSFIGG, encoded by the coding sequence GATCTTCGGCCCCGATTACGCCTTTTTGCCGCAGAGCGAGCTGCTGTCCTTTGAGGAGATCAGCCGCGTCAGCCGTCTGCTGGTGGGGTTAGGGGTGCAAAAACTGCGCCTGACCGGCGGCGAGCCGCTGCTGCGCCGTGACCTGCCCACACTGGTCGCAGCACTGGTGGAGATCAGCGGTGTGCAGGACCTGGCCATGACCACCAACGGGCTGCTGCTGCCCCGCTTTGCGGCAGACCTCAAGGCGGCAGGCTTGCAGCGCGTCACGGTCAGCCTGGATGCGCTGGACGCTGAGACTTTTGGGCAGATGAACGGCCTGGGGGTGTCGCCGGAGCGGGTGCTGGCCGGAATAGACGCGGCCCTGAGTGCGGGCCTGGGCGTCAAGCTGAATACGGTGGTCAAGCGGGGTGTAAACGACGCGGCCCTGGCCGAGTTCTGGCGCGAACTGCGTGGTAAAGCGGTGGTGCGCTTTATCGAGTTCATGGACGTGGGCAATCACAACGGCTGGAATCTGGAGAGTGTGGTGCCGTCTGCCGAAGTCATTGAGCGTCTGGCCGGGAATGACCTGACCTTCACCCCGCTGCCGCCGCGCCATCCCGGCGAGGTGGCGACCCGCTTCCGGTCCAGCGACGGCTTTGAAGTGGGCGCGATTTCCAGCGTCACCGCGCCCTTTTGCGGCAACTGCTCGCGGCTGCGGCTTTCGGCCACCGGCAGTCTCTATACCTGCTTGTTCGCGACCCAGGGCTACGGTCTCAAGGAGCCGCTGCGGGCCGGGGAAACGGACGCCCAGTTGCTGGAGCGCTTACAGGGGCTATGGCAAGCCCGCCGGGACCGCTACTCCGAGGAGCGCGGCGAGGTGACCCGCAGCAGCAAGATCGAGATGAGCTTCATCGGCGGTTAG